A genome region from Spirochaetota bacterium includes the following:
- a CDS encoding succinate dehydrogenase iron-sulfur subunit, with the protein MKITLKIKRYNGEKDAQSYFQEFTLEAQPEDRLLDALLAVKTKMDDTLAFRKSCAHGICGSDAMVVNGVERLACKTLIRDVVTAESALITVEPLRSLPVQRDLMVRQDAFFEKFRAVKPFLINDEPAGGRERPQSPEERARFDDTTNCILCAACYSSCPVLRDKDPRFIGPAAIVNAARFLFDSRDRGFAQRLPMLDHEDGVWPCENHFNCTRVCPRGIKVTKNINATKAQIKTFREKDGS; encoded by the coding sequence ATGAAGATCACGCTGAAGATAAAACGGTACAACGGCGAGAAGGACGCGCAGTCGTATTTCCAGGAATTCACGCTGGAGGCGCAGCCCGAGGACCGGTTGCTGGACGCGCTCCTTGCCGTGAAAACGAAGATGGACGACACGCTCGCGTTCAGGAAGAGCTGCGCGCACGGGATCTGCGGCTCCGACGCGATGGTGGTGAACGGGGTCGAAAGGCTGGCATGCAAGACCCTCATCCGGGACGTCGTCACCGCGGAATCGGCGTTGATTACCGTGGAGCCGCTCAGAAGCCTCCCCGTGCAAAGGGACCTCATGGTCAGACAGGACGCATTCTTCGAGAAGTTCCGGGCGGTAAAGCCCTTCCTTATAAACGACGAGCCCGCCGGCGGGAGGGAGCGCCCCCAGTCGCCCGAGGAGCGCGCGCGTTTCGACGACACCACGAACTGCATCCTGTGCGCCGCGTGCTACTCGTCCTGCCCGGTGCTCAGGGACAAGGACCCCCGGTTTATAGGGCCCGCGGCAATCGTGAACGCCGCGCGCTTCCTCTTCGACAGCCGCGACCGCGGTTTCGCGCAAAGGCTTCCGATGCTCGACCACGAGGACGGGGTGTGGCCGTGCGAAAACCATTTCAACTGCACCAGGGTGTGCCCGCGGGGCATCAAGGTCACGAAGAACATCAACGCGACGAAGGCGCAGATAAAGACGTTCAGGGAGAAGGACGGGTCATGA
- a CDS encoding 4-carboxymuconolactone decarboxylase, whose translation MGGYYDTEDLADFQNIAEFANEQGEAFFRYYQAALGEGALTEREKSLIALAVAAVEKCPYCIDAYTTKCLSLGISNDEMMEAIHTGAAMAAGVILAHSTQMRKIVKKKEM comes from the coding sequence ATGGGCGGCTACTACGACACGGAGGACCTCGCCGATTTTCAGAACATCGCCGAGTTCGCAAATGAGCAGGGAGAGGCTTTTTTCCGCTACTACCAGGCGGCTTTGGGCGAGGGCGCGCTGACCGAGAGGGAGAAGTCGCTTATCGCGCTTGCCGTCGCGGCGGTCGAAAAATGCCCGTACTGCATCGACGCGTATACGACGAAATGCCTTTCGCTGGGGATTTCGAACGACGAAATGATGGAAGCGATCCATACCGGCGCCGCGATGGCCGCCGGCGTGATACTGGCGCACTCGACGCAGATGCGCAAGATCGTCAAGAAGAAGGAGATGTGA
- a CDS encoding radical SAM/Cys-rich domain protein, with protein MDGREQLGLLRGTGRCAPFSETLAGADKGPIRAEKIDILQLNLGTRCNLACGHCHVQAGPRGDKAMSREVLARCLDLACDGEVSVVDITGGAPELNPHLEWFLGEAGALGKRLIVRSNLVILLEEGYERFIEIYAKNRVEVVSSLPDWRAARADRQRGAGSFDRIIRAIRLLNERGYGRESSGLVLDLVHNPAGAYLPGPQKALEREYRKRLLDDHGVVFNGLYSITNLPIGRFLEYLVRSDNLVDYMADLCGAFNPAAVDRVMCRTTLSVGWDGSLYDCDFNQALGLPVRRGMPGNVADFDPGRLREREIVIDNHCYGCVAGSGSSCQGATVS; from the coding sequence ATGGACGGACGGGAACAGCTCGGGTTGCTGCGCGGAACGGGCAGGTGCGCGCCCTTCTCCGAAACGCTGGCAGGGGCCGATAAGGGACCGATCCGCGCCGAAAAGATCGATATCCTCCAGCTCAACCTGGGGACGCGCTGCAACCTCGCCTGCGGGCACTGCCACGTGCAGGCCGGGCCTCGCGGGGACAAGGCCATGTCGCGCGAGGTGCTGGCGCGCTGCCTGGACCTTGCGTGCGACGGGGAGGTTTCGGTCGTCGATATCACGGGCGGCGCCCCGGAACTGAACCCGCACCTGGAATGGTTTCTGGGGGAGGCCGGCGCGCTCGGGAAGCGGCTCATCGTGCGCTCGAACCTCGTAATACTGCTGGAAGAGGGATACGAACGATTCATTGAAATCTACGCGAAAAACCGTGTCGAGGTCGTAAGCTCGCTGCCCGACTGGCGCGCGGCGAGGGCGGACCGGCAGAGGGGCGCGGGAAGCTTCGACCGGATCATCCGCGCTATCCGGCTATTAAATGAACGGGGATACGGGCGGGAATCGAGCGGCCTGGTACTGGACCTGGTCCACAACCCGGCGGGGGCCTATCTGCCCGGACCTCAAAAGGCGCTTGAGCGGGAATACCGTAAACGTCTTCTCGATGACCACGGTGTGGTCTTCAACGGCCTTTATTCCATTACGAACCTGCCGATCGGGCGCTTCCTTGAATACCTCGTGAGGTCGGACAACCTGGTCGACTACATGGCGGATCTGTGCGGGGCGTTCAACCCGGCGGCGGTGGACCGGGTCATGTGCAGGACCACCCTCTCGGTGGGATGGGACGGCTCCCTGTACGATTGCGATTTCAACCAGGCGCTCGGCCTGCCCGTACGACGCGGGATGCCGGGCAACGTCGCGGACTTCGATCCGGGCCGCCTGCGCGAAAGGGAGATCGTCATCGACAATCACTGTTACGGCTGCGTCGCCGGCTCCGGCTCGTCCTGCCAGGGCGCGACGGTGAGCTGA